In Moorella sp. Hama-1, a single genomic region encodes these proteins:
- the remA gene encoding extracellular matrix/biofilm regulator RemA: MDIKLINIGFGNIVSARRIVAIVSPESAPIKRIIQEARDRGMLIDATYGRRTRAVIITDSDHIILSAVQPETVAHRLSSREPLAAGDEPVD; encoded by the coding sequence ATGGACATCAAGTTGATTAACATTGGCTTTGGCAACATTGTTTCCGCCCGGCGCATAGTAGCCATCGTCAGCCCGGAGTCGGCGCCCATCAAGCGGATCATCCAGGAAGCCCGCGACCGGGGCATGTTAATTGATGCCACTTACGGCCGCCGGACCCGGGCGGTCATTATTACCGACAGCGATCATATTATCCTCTCGGCGGTCCAGCCGGAGACGGTGGCCCACCGTCTCTCTTCCCGGGAACCCCTGGCTGCCGGCGATGAACCCGTAGATTGA
- the rpoZ gene encoding DNA-directed RNA polymerase subunit omega, which yields MQQLSIDELEKQVGSKYALAVLAARRARMLTEAQFAAQYPKGTKPVTIALMEIAAGKIKYEWGKKKA from the coding sequence TTGCAACAGCTATCAATCGATGAACTGGAAAAACAGGTAGGCAGTAAATACGCCCTGGCAGTCCTGGCGGCCAGGAGGGCGCGCATGTTGACGGAGGCGCAATTCGCCGCCCAGTACCCTAAAGGCACCAAACCGGTGACCATCGCCCTGATGGAGATCGCCGCCGGCAAGATTAAATATGAGTGGGGCAAGAAGAAGGCGTGA